ACTCATAGTCTGGCTGCCAGACTGAATTGGTGCATTAATGAATTATATCTTATCTCAGTCTTGACTGTTCAAGTTAGAACTGTGATCTCATCTCATCCCAGGCTGAATGTGTTACTAAACCACCAAACCCCGTGCTCTggcagaatcctgtgtttgagaACAGGGTGAAACTGGAATATCAGCAATTGCAAACCAGAGCTGAGGTGCATTGGCAGAGTCAGAGGTGTGGAGTATTGCTGACAGTCGAtctgtgctgtgtctgctgTACATCAGTGATATCAGttctttattttcaatatttcaatattaaaaTAGCAACTTTTGAACTATTTGGATTTAAAACAGACGTCATCATTCTTTGTTGTACTAGCAGGCAAAGAGAAGTAGTAGAAGGGAGGAAAGAGTAGGAGAGCAATCAGGACAatcataaaaacaaattattgaaaatgaattttttggggaggtAAAGGAGCTAAGCCTGTAACCATTGATATACAGATGGGTTCTTTGGTTTCACAGATAAGCTGAAACCAAGCAGTAAACACTAAAAATAAGCTTGGCTCTAtgtaagttttcttttttctctgtaaccTCTTAGATTTTATGTTGCTGGAGCAGTATCTCCTCTGTGCATGGTTTCCAAGTGCAGCATGGAGGATACTATCTTACAGCTGCAAAAATACAAATAGTTATTTACAACTATAATCAGACCAATGTAGGTACTAATTCCTCTTTATAGGCACATCTGTTCTGCAGAAAACTCATTGTGTAGGGAAACCTGCTAACTAGAAAATTTTAATTGGTACAGGGTTGCATACAACTTTAGCTTTTCTGGAGGAAGACACTTTTATCAGCCATAACCATCAAGACTTGCTTATCCCTGTGAAGAGTGAAATTGCATTTGGCATGGTTTTAGCACATTGCATTCACCAGCTGCAAATGGAGCCCTGAAGCATGAGATATTGAAAAGAACAAACTGTACAATGCTTCATTTCTCTGAGCAATGAATCCCAGCAGTTTAGTCACATAAATAGAATTTCACCTTCATCTCTTCCACCACACTGCCATAGCAATAAAGCTTTTTTCATCCTTATGCAGTGAGACTGAGTGAAAATGCTGTGCTAGTTGAGTTAGGATGTTGTGAGcattaaaaacctgaaaatctTCCATTTCCGATACGTTTCATAACCctttgaaaaaaacaaccaaaaccacgagccccaaaaaaaaaaagccacctcTGAAAAGAACCCAATCCAGTAGTTACAGAAATGATAACACCTGATATACTTGAATAGCATTTCTCTTCTTAGAAATTTAATCTTAGATTACCTAATTACTCTCTACAAACTTGTTCATGCACCTCAGTAAACCGTGGTTCACCATCAGGGGACACGCAGTCCAAGGACTCTTGATAACACATGTTCCAGGCTCCTGTGGTAGCTGAgggaggcagccctgcaggagctcctgcctgggaggcAAGACCTGAGGggaaggagcacagagctgcaggggccACAGTGTTTAAACAATTGTCTCAAAGCATGCACTCCAAATGGAAAGTTGGATTCACCTCAGATTTAAACCTGTTCTCTTCCCTGGTCTTAACATAAGTGCtgagtttgttttgttctttctttctgggCTTAATCAATACTCCCCAAAGCACTGCTTGATTTTAATATGGAgctatttaaatattctttgttTATGATTTTGTATGAGTTTGTTGACAAACTGGTGTCGCATTAAGCAGCAGCATTACACCTGTGTGCTTTATTTCAGGTACATCTATTGTGACGAGATCGATTTGGCAGCAGACACTGTCCTGGCCACTCTTTATGCTGCCAAGAAGTACATTGTCCCTCACCTGGCCCGTGCCTGCGTTAACTTTCTCGAGACAAGCCTGAGTGCAAAGAATGCCTGCgtgctgctctcccagagctgcttaTTCGAGGAACCTGACCTGACCCAGCGCTGCTGGGAAGTGATTGATGCCCAAGCTGAGCTCGCTTTGAAGTCTGAGGGCTTCTGTGACATTGATTTTCAGACACTTGAAAGCATTCTCCGAAGGGAGACTCTGAATGCCAAAGAAATCGTCGTTTTCGAGGcggctctgagctgggctgaggTGGAGTGCCAGCGGCAGGAGCTGACGGCCACCATCGAGAACAAGCGCAAGGTGCTGGGCAAGGCTCTCTACCTGATCCGCATCCCCACCATGGCCCTGGACGACTTCGCCAACGGCGCCGCCCAGTCGGGGATCCTGACTCTGAACGAAACCAACGACATCTTCCTGTGGTACACGGCCGCCAAGAAGCCGGAGCTGCAGTTCGTCAGCAAGCCCCGCAAGGGCCTGGTCCCTCAGCGCTGCCACCGCTTCCAGTCCTGCGCTTACCGCAGCAACCAGTGGCGCTACCGGGGCCGCTGTGACAGCATCCAGTTCGCTGTCGACAAGAGGGTGTTCATTGCTGGCTTTGGGCTCTatggctccagctgtggctcGGCAGAGTACAGTGCTAAGATTGAACTGAAGCGACAAGGGGTTATCCTGGGCCAGAACTTGAGTAAATACTTCTCAGATGGTTCTAGTAACACTTTTCCCGTGTGGTTTGAGTACCCGGTGCAGATTGAGCCTGACACCTTTTACACGGCGAGCGTGATTCTGGATGGTAATGAACTCAGCTACTTTGGACAAGAAGGAATGACAGAAGTTCAGTGTGGGAAGGTGACTGTTCAGTTCCAGTGCTCCTCGGACAGTACGAATGGCACAGGGGTACAGGGAGGACAAATTCCTGAACTCATATTTTATGCTTGAATGGGAGTGTGTGGATACAAAGCATTTTGCTATGAAGAACCTGTCTGGTTCAGGCCTACTGATTCTTAGCTTTTTATCTGCAGATATGTGATCAGTACAGGGAATATGTAACTAAATGCTGTGGGCAAGTTCCTGGCTTGCTGTACTTGTAGCATCATTGGTGATTAAGTGTAATATTTAAACTGGAAGCTCTTAGAAACAAGCAAGTTTTAAATGCTTTGTAAGGGGGGGTGCCTGTTTGCTGGTGGTGCTGACCCTTTCTTTGCTGATGCTGACACCAGTGAATCACCAGAGGATGTCCCCCTCTTGTATCTCAAAACTGTCTTCATtgatccattttttttctttctccattttctgctttctgcttgtATTGGGGAGCTAGGGATAGAAAACAAAGAGTCTTGTTTTATAGCTCTCTCTGCTGTCTGCTCTGCAGACTTTAGAGATTCCAGTGAACCAAGCTGCTTTTGACCATGGAGGCTGGAAGAAGTCCTTCAGGTATAAGCAGAAAAAGCACAAGTTTAAACCTT
Above is a genomic segment from Zonotrichia leucophrys gambelii isolate GWCS_2022_RI chromosome 3, RI_Zleu_2.0, whole genome shotgun sequence containing:
- the BTBD3 gene encoding BTB/POZ domain-containing protein 3 isoform X3; protein product: MAADIFPRKKPANTNTTAVQQYHQQNLNNNNTIPAPNWQGLYPTIRERNAVMFNNDLMADVHFVVGPPGGTQRLPGHKYVLAVGSSVFHAMFYGELAEDKDEIRIPDVEPAAFLAMLKYIYCDEIDLAADTVLATLYAAKKYIVPHLARACVNFLETSLSAKNACVLLSQSCLFEEPDLTQRCWEVIDAQAELALKSEGFCDIDFQTLESILRRETLNAKEIVVFEAALSWAEVECQRQELTATIENKRKVLGKALYLIRIPTMALDDFANGAAQSGILTLNETNDIFLWYTAAKKPELQFVSKPRKGLVPQRCHRFQSCAYRSNQWRYRGRCDSIQFAVDKRVFIAGFGLYGSSCGSAEYSAKIELKRQGVILGQNLSKYFSDGSSNTFPVWFEYPVQIEPDTFYTASVILDGNELSYFGQEGMTEVQCGKVTVQFQCSSDSTNGTGVQGGQIPELIFYA
- the BTBD3 gene encoding BTB/POZ domain-containing protein 3 isoform X1, with the protein product MELTETVKNRSKKSSKKGNSSSSSNSKLPPVCYEIITLKTKKKKKMAADIFPRKKPANTNTTAVQQYHQQNLNNNNTIPAPNWQGLYPTIRERNAVMFNNDLMADVHFVVGPPGGTQRLPGHKYVLAVGSSVFHAMFYGELAEDKDEIRIPDVEPAAFLAMLKYIYCDEIDLAADTVLATLYAAKKYIVPHLARACVNFLETSLSAKNACVLLSQSCLFEEPDLTQRCWEVIDAQAELALKSEGFCDIDFQTLESILRRETLNAKEIVVFEAALSWAEVECQRQELTATIENKRKVLGKALYLIRIPTMALDDFANGAAQSGILTLNETNDIFLWYTAAKKPELQFVSKPRKGLVPQRCHRFQSCAYRSNQWRYRGRCDSIQFAVDKRVFIAGFGLYGSSCGSAEYSAKIELKRQGVILGQNLSKYFSDGSSNTFPVWFEYPVQIEPDTFYTASVILDGNELSYFGQEGMTEVQCGKVTVQFQCSSDSTNGTGVQGGQIPELIFYA
- the BTBD3 gene encoding BTB/POZ domain-containing protein 3 isoform X2, with protein sequence MVDEKGKNMKCLTFFLMLPETVKNRSKKSSKKGNSSSSSNSKLPPVCYEIITLKTKKKKKMAADIFPRKKPANTNTTAVQQYHQQNLNNNNTIPAPNWQGLYPTIRERNAVMFNNDLMADVHFVVGPPGGTQRLPGHKYVLAVGSSVFHAMFYGELAEDKDEIRIPDVEPAAFLAMLKYIYCDEIDLAADTVLATLYAAKKYIVPHLARACVNFLETSLSAKNACVLLSQSCLFEEPDLTQRCWEVIDAQAELALKSEGFCDIDFQTLESILRRETLNAKEIVVFEAALSWAEVECQRQELTATIENKRKVLGKALYLIRIPTMALDDFANGAAQSGILTLNETNDIFLWYTAAKKPELQFVSKPRKGLVPQRCHRFQSCAYRSNQWRYRGRCDSIQFAVDKRVFIAGFGLYGSSCGSAEYSAKIELKRQGVILGQNLSKYFSDGSSNTFPVWFEYPVQIEPDTFYTASVILDGNELSYFGQEGMTEVQCGKVTVQFQCSSDSTNGTGVQGGQIPELIFYA